The following DNA comes from Mucisphaera calidilacus.
GCATGGAACTCAAGGATAAGGTTGGGTTTAGCTTCTTCGGCGACCTCATCCTCGACTGCCTGAACAACACCGAGAACGCCATGACTCAGGCCCACGCGCTCAAGGCTGCTGAGCTCTGCGTCCGCGCCCAGCAACAGGCGGTGCGGGTCTGATGCCCTAAAGCTGAGGCGGTCGTTTGATCAGCCCTGGCGTCGGAGGCAGGCGAGTCCGAGGGTGAGCAGCAGGGCGGAGGCGGGTTCGGGGACGCTACCCCGGCTGCCGCCGGTGAGCCCCGGGACGGAATTGCCGAAGGTGGATGCGAGGACGGAGAGGTCGAGCAGGTCGACGAAGCCGTCGCCGTTGGCGTCGCCCTGTTCGAAGGTCTTGCCGATGGTGAGTTGGTCGCCGGGCTCGCGTCGGGGCGGGTTGAAGTTGGCGGCGAGGATGGAGAGGTCGAGTAGGTTGACATTGGCGTCGCGGTTGAAGTCGGCGGCCATCGGTTGGTGTAGAGGACCGTGGTGCCACTGAATTGTGGCTCGTCCTAAACCGGTGCTGACGCTTGCGACGACGACATCGACATCGAAGTCAGTTGTGAACGATGAGAGAGTCAGTCGGAAAGACTCGGTCGGGTCGGGCCAGACGGTGTACTCGCCGATCGGGGGGTGATCGAGCGGTACCTGCAGTTGATAGGTCAGTTCATCATCGGTCTCGATGGTGGCCTGAAATGGTTCGATATGGATCGGCCAGGAACCGAACGTGTCGCCGGGCTGCTTGCCGATGAGGCCGAAGGAGAGGGGGAAGGGATTGCTGTAGAAGAACTGTCCGTCGGGGGTACGGAGGATGCCAAGGGTGGCGTTGACGGTAAAGAACTCGCCCTGATCGGTCTCATCTCGAGCGAGGATGTTGTCGAGGTTGAGTTCTGCGGCCTCGAACGGGACGCTGAGGATGGACGACGTGTCCGCCTCGTACTTGCTCTCCTGCACGCCGACGACGTTGACGGAGTAGGCGACCTGCTGCGCGAGGGCGATCGATCCGGTGCTCAGGACGAGGACGCAGGCCGTGGCGAGACGTTGGGTGTTCATCGCTGATCTCCTTCTCGTGGTGATGGCGACGTGCGGGTTCGGGCTGGCCGCTCCCTGCTCCGTTTGCTGTTTCGGTTATCGCTACAGAGAACTACGCGTCTTCCCGATGAATCATGCGCGTTGGAATCAGGGATGGCAATGAGAAAGCAGGGGGTGCGGCTCTGAAGACCGGGCGGTCCTGAGAGGTCAGGCGGGTTTGCGGGCGTGGATGGCCTGCTGGCCGGACTTGGGGTTGTGGACGGTCGATTCGAGGACCTCGAAGCCGGCGTCGCGGATCATGGCTTCGAGTTCGGCGAGGGTGAAGTTGACGATGGGCGGTGCCTTACCGACCCACTGCATGACGACGATGAGCCAGCGGATGGCGAAGCTGTAGTCCGACAGGCAGGGGGCTTCGAGGATCAGTTGGCCGTTGGGCTTGAGCAGCTGGTGGAAGCGGGCGAGCGTGGCTTTGGGGTCGTCGACGAGGTGGAGCAGTGCGAAGCAGGTGATGCCATCGAGGGTGCCGGCGAGCTGGTCGAAGCGTGGGTCGTCGATGGGGGCGCAGACGAACTCGGCGTTGGTGAGGCCGCGTTCGGCGGCGCGTTCGGCGGCGAGGTCGATGTGGGTCTGTGCGATGTCGACGCCTAGGACGTGGCTCACGTGGGGCGCGAGGTCGAGGGTTATGTGCCCGGAGGCGCAGCCGGCGTCGAGGACGCGGGCGTCGGGGCCGAGCCAGTCGGCGCAGCGTTGGATACGCGCGGCGAAGTTGGGCCCTTTCCTTGTCTGGGCGTCGTACTTGCGGGCTGATTTTTCCCAGAAGGTCTGTGCGTTGGGCATGGGGTGGTCCGGGGGGGGATGTGAGGCATCCTAGTCAGTTTGTGGTGAAACGCGGCTTGTCTTGGATCTCCATGACGTACCGGATCGCGAGTTGGAGACTGCCTTCGGAGTCGATCCAGCGTGTGGAGCCATGGTCGGTCCAGGGTTTGGGGGTGTTGTGGCCATGCTCATTGAGAATCAGCGTGCAGCGGATCTTGAGTTTCTGCATGACGGTTTCGGGTGGATCGGATGCGGTGAGGACCACGTGGATGTGGTTGGTGCGAACATTGAGCGCGTGGAGTGACCAGCCTCGGAAGATGCAGTGCTCCTGGATGGTGCGATCGAGCAGTTGCCGTTGGCTGCTGGAGAGGATGAGAGGGGGGTGTTTGAGGCGTGATCTGACGGCAGCGACACGACGTGGGTTGACATCAGCCAGTGGTTTGCCGGGCGTACGGTGGTCTTCATCGACAGAGCCACGCGGGTCTCCTGCGAGTCTGGTTCCTCGTGTGGTCCATGTGATGAAGTAGGTCGGCATCAGCAGAGACTAGCAGATGCAAGGCAAATAAACAATAAAAATACACATTAACGAGCCCCGGACGGGCGTCCGGGGACAGGGGGTGTCGAGGGCGGATGTCCCGGGACGCCCGTCCCGGGCTCGTTGTCGTGCGTGGTGTTGGCAAGGGGGTATGAAAAAAGCCTCGGGCGTGTGCCCGAGGCCTGAGAGATTGATGGATTGGGACTTGGATTTAGTAATCCATCCCCATGTCGTCCATGCCGGCGCCGGCGGGTGCCTTCTTCTCCTTGATCTCCGTGATCACCGCGTCGGTGGTCAGCAGGAGTCCGGCGATGGAGGCGGCGTTCTGCAGGGCGACGCGCTCGACCTTGGCGGGGACGAGGACGCCTGCCTTGAGCAGGTCGGTGTACTCGCCGGTGAGGGCGTTAAAGCCCTCGTTCTTGCCCTTGGCGTCCTCGACGTTCTTGCAGACGACCGAGCCGTCGTGACCGGCGTTCTCGGCGATCTGCTTGATGGGGGCCGCGACGGCGCGACGGATGATCTCGACGCCGATGGGCTCGTCGCCGACGAGGTCGGCGATCTTGTCGAGTGCCTTGCGGGCGCGGAGGATGGCGGAGCCGCCGCCGGGGAGGATGCCTTCTTCGACGGCAGCGCGGCAGGCGTGGAGGGCGTCCTCGACGCGTGCCTTCTTCTCCTTCATCTCGGACTCGGTCGCGGCGCCGACGTTGACCTGGGCCACGCCGCCGGAGAGCTTGGCCAGGCGTTCCTGGAGTTTCTCGGCGTCGTAGTCGGAGGTGGTGGACTCGATCTGAGCCTTGATGGTCTCGATGCGGCCCTTGATGTCGGCGGTCTTGCCGGCGCCCTCGACGATGGTGGTGTTGTCCTTGTCGATGACGATCTTCTTGGCGCGGCCGAGGTCGGTGAGCTCGAGTTTCTCGAGGTCCATGCCGAGTTCCTCCATGACGGCGGAGCCGCCGGTGAGGATGGCGATGTCTTCGAGCATGGCCTTGCGGCGGTCACCGAAGCCGGGTGCCTTGACGGCGA
Coding sequences within:
- a CDS encoding class I SAM-dependent methyltransferase, translated to MPNAQTFWEKSARKYDAQTRKGPNFAARIQRCADWLGPDARVLDAGCASGHITLDLAPHVSHVLGVDIAQTHIDLAAERAAERGLTNAEFVCAPIDDPRFDQLAGTLDGITCFALLHLVDDPKATLARFHQLLKPNGQLILEAPCLSDYSFAIRWLIVVMQWVGKAPPIVNFTLAELEAMIRDAGFEVLESTVHNPKSGQQAIHARKPA
- a CDS encoding dockerin type I domain-containing protein, producing MNTQRLATACVLVLSTGSIALAQQVAYSVNVVGVQESKYEADTSSILSVPFEAAELNLDNILARDETDQGEFFTVNATLGILRTPDGQFFYSNPFPLSFGLIGKQPGDTFGSWPIHIEPFQATIETDDELTYQLQVPLDHPPIGEYTVWPDPTESFRLTLSSFTTDFDVDVVVASVSTGLGRATIQWHHGPLHQPMAADFNRDANVNLLDLSILAANFNPPRREPGDQLTIGKTFEQGDANGDGFVDLLDLSVLASTFGNSVPGLTGGSRGSVPEPASALLLTLGLACLRRQG
- a CDS encoding transposase — protein: MPTYFITWTTRGTRLAGDPRGSVDEDHRTPGKPLADVNPRRVAAVRSRLKHPPLILSSSQRQLLDRTIQEHCIFRGWSLHALNVRTNHIHVVLTASDPPETVMQKLKIRCTLILNEHGHNTPKPWTDHGSTRWIDSEGSLQLAIRYVMEIQDKPRFTTN